The Arthrobacter sp. PM3 genome contains the following window.
GGAAGCCCGGCTGCGCCGCCGCGGGATCCAGCTCGGCGGCAGCCAGAACGCCGAGCAGCTGGCAGCACAGGTCATTCACCGGGACGCGAAGGATTCCACCGTGGTGAACTTCACCACGGCCGCCGACGGCGTCGTCACCCTCGATTCCTCGGACCTGGACTTCGACGAAACGGTGCAGGCCGCCCTCGACATTGTGGACACCGTGATCAACTACGCTGTCAAGCAAAATACTGTGAAGCAAAGCAGCGCTCGGCACCGGGCCGTCGACGGTGACTGACCTGCAGGCGGGAACGCAGGCGGCAGCGCAGATTTCCGTGCCCGGCCGCTGGACGACGACGTGGAGCCGGCCCGTCGGCTGGCTCCTGGACCACGTCGCCTACCGTACGTCCGTGACCGGGCGGTCCAACGTCCCGGCAACCGGGCCCGTGATCTTCGCCGGCAACCACATCAGCTTCCTGGACGGCCCGGTCATGTTCGGCGCGTCGCCCCGGCCCATGCACATCCTGGTGAAGCAGGAGATGTTCACCGGGTTCCTCGGCCGGGTGCTCACGGCCTCAGGCCAGCTTCCAGTGGACCGGCGCGGCGGCCGGGCTGCCCTGACGGCCGCACGGAGCCTGCTCGAGGCCGGACGCTGCGTCGGGATCCTGCCCGAAGGCACACGGGGGAGCGGTGCGGCAGCCGCGATCAACAACGGCGTCGCCTGGCTGGCCCTCAACTCCGGCGCCACGGTGGTCCCGGTGGCCATCCTGGGCACAAGGACCGGCGGGGAACACCTGGACAGTGTTCCCGCACCGCGCCGCCGGCTGCACGTCAGCTTCGGCGGGGCCATCAACGTCAGCCGCAGGCCCGGCGAGACCGGCCGTGTTTCAATGGACAGGGCCGGGACCGAAATACGGGCCGCACTGGCCCGCCACGTCCAGGACTCGATCCAAAGAACCGGGCAGCCCCTGCCCCACGCGGAATCCCCGCACGAACGACCTGTTGCAGTAGCCGGGACGCCGGCAGATCACCACCTAAGGAAAGTGCAATGAGCGATACGACTCAAACCTCCGGCAACTTCGGCGCCGGCGAAGACGAATACACGCCCACCGGCACCGACCAGGTGGCTGAGCACCTTGCCGCCCTGGACGACGAGGAGGCCGAGCTCCGTGCCGCGTCCCTCCGGGCCGGCCTGGACGACTACGAGCTGGATGAGGACGATGCCGCCCTGCTGAGCGGCCATTTCGACGACGAGGACTTTGACGGTCCGGTCAAACTCGATCCGGTCCTGGCCATCATCGGCCGGCCCAACGTCGGCAAATCCACCCTGGTCAACAGGATCCTGGGCCGCCGCGAGGCCGTGGTCGAGGACACCCCCGGCGTCACCCGCGACCGCGTCATGTACTCGGCCCACTGGAACGGCCGCAACTTCACGGTGGTGGACACCGGCGGCTGGGAACACGATGCCCGCGGCATCCACGCCCGCGTCGCCGAGCAGGCTGAGATGGCCGTGGAACTCGCCGACGCCGTCCTGTTCGTCGTCGACTCCGCCGTGGGCGCAACCGCCACCGACGAAGGCGTCATGAAGATGCTGCGCAAGTCCAGGAAGCCGGTCATCATGGTGGCCAACAAGGTGGACGACTTCGCGCAGGAAGCCGACTCCGCAGCCCTGTGGGGCCTGGGCTTCGGCGAACCCTACCCGGTCTCGGCCCTGCACGGCCGCGGTGTGGCCGACCTCCTGGACCACGTCATGGACACCCTCCCCGAGTTCTCCACGATCGAGGGCCTCGAGCGCTCCGGCGGACCCCGCCGCGTCGCGCTGATCGGCCGTCCGAACGTCGGAAAATCGTCGCTGCTGAACAAGCTCGCCGGATCCGAGCGTGTGGTGGTGGACAACACCGCCGGCACCACCCGTGACCCCGTTGACGAATTCATCGAACTCGGCGGACGCACCTGGCGTTTCGTGGACACCGCCGGCATCCGCCGCCGCCAGCACATGGCCCAGGGGGCCGACTTCTACGCCTCCCTGCGGACGCAGAGCGCGCTCGAAAAGGCCGAGGTCGCCGTCGTGCTCCTGGCCGTGGATGAAGTGCTCAGCGAGCAGGACGTGCGCATCCTGCAGCTCGCCATCGAATCCGGCCGCGCCCTGGTACTGGCCTTCAACAAGTGGGACCTCCTCGACGACGAACGCCGCCGCTACCTCGAACGCGAAATCGAGCAGGACCTGGCCCACGTGTCATGGGCCCCGCGGGTCAACATTTCGGCCAAGACCGGCTGGCACAAGGACCGGCTCGTCCCGGCCCTGGACCTGGCCCTGGAAAACTGGGACAAGCGCATCCCCACCGGACGCCTCAACGCGTTCCTGGGCGAGCTCGTCGCAGCGCACCCGCACCCGGTCCGTGGCGGCAAGCAGCCCCGCATCCTCTTCGGCACCCAGGCCTCAAGCCGGCCGCCGAAGTTCGTGCTCTTCACCACCGGCTTCCTGGACCCCGGCTACCGCCGTTTCATCACCCGCCGCCTCCGCGAGACCTTCGGTTTCGAGGGCACGCCGATCGAAGTCAACATGCGTGTGCGCGAAAAGCGGGGCAAGAAACGTTAATTCCGACACACCTGGGCCTGACAGTGTGAAATTGTCACAGGCACCCTCCGGGATCGTGTAAGCTTTTCAAGGTGGTTCGGCCGGACTGCTTGGAAGAAATCCTGGAGGATATCCGGGGCCCATTCCCAGCGGAGAACGGCGGAACCAGCGGGCTGTAGCGCAGCTTGGTAGCGCACTTGACTGGGGGTCAAGGGGTCGCAGGTTCAAATCCTGTCAGCCCGACCAACAGTAAAAACCCCGCCATTCCTGACAAGGAATGGCGGGGTTTTCTGCGTTCCGGACACCTCGCCCAGATTTCCCCAAGGTCCCGCCGGGTAGTCTGCACGGATTATCGCAGGCGGGTGATGCACCCGGATTGAGAACCTTGGCTGGGCGGGTAGATCAATGAAAACACTGCTGCGGGCCGGCGTCATGGCCGCGCTGAATGTTGTGGTGCTGAATGTTGTGGTTCTGGCGGGGCTTACCGTCGGCGCGGGTCCGGCTTCGGCCGCGACGTGCCAGCCGGGCGCGCCGCAGCCAACCAACCAGTTCCCGGGCAAGACAGTGATCGCGGCCAACTTCGAGTCGGGCAGCATCACCGGTGAAGGCTTTGACCCGCCCGACACCGCCGGGACCGGCACCGCGGACGTCTCCTCAGCGCAGCGGCACGCCGGGCGCTGCTCGGCGCACTTGCATGTCACCACCGACGCCGGCTCCCTGGCCAATTTCTCGGCACCGCTTCCGTCCGGCAGCAGCGAGGTGTACACGGACGGCTGGTTCAACATCACCAAGGCCGGCGTCACCGGCAACGATGTTCCGTATTTCCGGTTCTTCAACGGCAGCACCCGGATGCTGGACGTCTTCCGCAACAACGGCAGCGGAGACCTCGTATTGCGGGTGACCTCGCCCACCCAGTCCGGGCAGTTCTCCTACCAGACGCTCGCACCGAACGTGCCGCTGGGCTCGTGGCATCACATCGTGGTGCACGTGGTGGCCAACGGCGGGTCTTCGACGGTCGAAGTGTGGTACGAGGACCGGCAGGTCTACTCCAGCACGAAGGTCGGCACCGGCTTCTCCTCCGTCACTCGGGTGCAGCTGGGCGCCGAACACCGGCGGCAGGCCGGCGACAGCTATATCGATGATGTCGTCATCAAGGCAGGGAAGGCCGGGCAGTCAGCTCCGCAACGCCCGGGCACGTTCACCCCGATCGCTCCCACCCGGGTCCTGGATACCCGGAACAGCGCCCCCGTGCGCGCCGATTCGTCGGTGTCGTTCCAGGTCGCCGGGGTCAACGGGATCCCGGCCAAGGTGTCCGCGGTCGTCTTCAACCTCACAGTGACCCAGCCGCGGTCCCTCGGGTTCATCACGGCCTATGCCTCCGGCACGGCCCGGCCCAACGCCTCGAACCTGAACTTCTCTGCCGGGCAGACGGTGCCGAACCTGGTGACGGTCCCGGTCGGCGCTGACGGGAAGGTCGCGCTGTTCAACAGGTCCTCGGGGTCCTCACAGCTGATCGCGGACGTCACCGGCTATTACGTCACCGGCACACCGGCGACGGCGGGCGCGTTCAAGAGCCTGCAGCCGGCCAGGCTGCTGGACACCCGCAACAGCGCCGCCGTCCGTGCCGATTCCGCGGTGTCCTTCCAGGTCGCCGGGGCCAACGGCATTCCCGCCTCGGTCGCCGCCGTGGTGTTCAACCTGACGGTGACCCAGCCGAAGTCCCTGGGCTTCATCACCGCCTACGCCTCCGGCAAGGCCCGGCCGAATGCCTCGAACCTGAACTTCTCCGCCGGGCAGACGGTCCCGAACCTGGTCACGGTCCCGGTCGGNNNNNNNNNNNNNNNNNNNNNNNNNNNNNNNNNNNNNNNNNNNNNNNNNNNNNNNNNNNNNNNNNNNNNNNNNNNNNNNNNNNNNNNNNNNNNNNNNNNNGTCAAGGCCGACTCCGCCGTCACATTCCAGGTCGCCGGCGCCAACGGCGTCCCGACCGGTGCGCTGGCAGCGGTGTTCAACCTGACCGTCACCTCGCCGAAGTCCTTCGGCTTCATCACCGCCTACCCGTCCGGTTCGGCCCGGCCCAACGCGTCGAACCTGAACTTCTCCACCGGGCAGACCGTCCCCAACCTGGCCAACGTGCCGGTCGGCTCCGACGGGCGGGTGGCGCTGTTCAACCGCTCCTCCGGCTCCGCCCAGCTCATCGCCGACCTCGCCGGGTACTTCCTGCCCTAACGCTGGTCATGCCGGGTTTTCTGTTGCCCTGAGGCTTCCGGATCGGCCTATACTTTCAGC
Protein-coding sequences here:
- a CDS encoding 1-acyl-sn-glycerol-3-phosphate acyltransferase — encoded protein: MPGRWTTTWSRPVGWLLDHVAYRTSVTGRSNVPATGPVIFAGNHISFLDGPVMFGASPRPMHILVKQEMFTGFLGRVLTASGQLPVDRRGGRAALTAARSLLEAGRCVGILPEGTRGSGAAAAINNGVAWLALNSGATVVPVAILGTRTGGEHLDSVPAPRRRLHVSFGGAINVSRRPGETGRVSMDRAGTEIRAALARHVQDSIQRTGQPLPHAESPHERPVAVAGTPADHHLRKVQ
- the der gene encoding ribosome biogenesis GTPase Der; its protein translation is MSDTTQTSGNFGAGEDEYTPTGTDQVAEHLAALDDEEAELRAASLRAGLDDYELDEDDAALLSGHFDDEDFDGPVKLDPVLAIIGRPNVGKSTLVNRILGRREAVVEDTPGVTRDRVMYSAHWNGRNFTVVDTGGWEHDARGIHARVAEQAEMAVELADAVLFVVDSAVGATATDEGVMKMLRKSRKPVIMVANKVDDFAQEADSAALWGLGFGEPYPVSALHGRGVADLLDHVMDTLPEFSTIEGLERSGGPRRVALIGRPNVGKSSLLNKLAGSERVVVDNTAGTTRDPVDEFIELGGRTWRFVDTAGIRRRQHMAQGADFYASLRTQSALEKAEVAVVLLAVDEVLSEQDVRILQLAIESGRALVLAFNKWDLLDDERRRYLEREIEQDLAHVSWAPRVNISAKTGWHKDRLVPALDLALENWDKRIPTGRLNAFLGELVAAHPHPVRGGKQPRILFGTQASSRPPKFVLFTTGFLDPGYRRFITRRLRETFGFEGTPIEVNMRVREKRGKKR